The following nucleotide sequence is from Aspergillus nidulans FGSC A4 chromosome I.
GTGAGTATGAACACCGGCCTTCAAATACTACCCTTGTTGTTCTATTAGTGCTGACGATACCCAGCTGGGGTGCTGCTGCCATGTGTGCAGGGGCCGTTGACAATATGGCCGAGTTGATTGTCTGTCGGTGCCTGCTGGGCGTCTTCGAGGCCGCTTTCGGCGCTGGCGCCCCCTACTTCTTGTCGTTATTCTATCAACGACGAGAGCTCGGGTTTCGTGTCTCGATTCTACTAGGCATGTCTCCTATCGCCAATTGCTTTGCCAGCTCACTCGCCTACGGCGTTACGCATATCAGACACTCGACCCTTGAATCATGGCGGTTTCTCTTCATCATTGGTAAGTCCAGCTATCACTTGTCACTGCTTCGGAGTCATACCGTGCAGGGGACTAATCCAAACAGAGGGCGCTCCCACTGTGCTATTCGCTATagtcgtcttcttcttcctccccgactCCCCCGGCACCGCGAAGTTCCTCTCCGAATCAGAGCAAACCACGGCCGCGGAGCGCCTGCATACGGTCGATCGCACAGCCAAAAACAAACTCGACAGACACCAGGTCTTCGCCGGATTGACCGACTACAAGAACTATGTACATACCCTAATCCACTTCTGCTGCAACTTCTCGTTTGCAGGCCTCTCGAACTTCCTCCCAACAATCATCCAGCACATGGGGTATACGTCCATCAACGCCCAGGGTCTCTCGGCACCCCCTTACTTTGTCTCGTTCTTGTTTTGCGTGGTAGCCGCATTACTTTCCGACAGATATGGACGGAGAGGGCTTGTTATAGTGTTCTTTTCGACAATCGGGATGATCGGCTACTTGATCCTTGCGGCGGTCCAAGATGAGAACAAGGTCTGGCCACGGTACCTCGGCGTCTGGCTGGCAACATGCGGCGTCTTTCCTGCACTATGCATCAATATCACCTGGTTGCTCAACAACCAAGGTGGCGATTCGAAGAAAGGCGCCGGCATGGCTTTACTGGCCGTGTTTGGACAGTGTTCGAGTTTCGTCAGTAGCACTGTCTTTCCTGATTCCGAAGGGTAAGTAGCCCTGCCGCGGTTAATTAGTTATTTAATCTAGCTGACCATTCCACAGTCCAATCTATATCCGCGGCTGTGCTATCGGGTGCGCTTTGACGGGTTGCATTGCGCTAATGGCAGGGGGGCTGTATCTGAAGTTGAGCTATGAGAACAAGATACGAGACAGGCTTTATGGGCCGGTTACTGACGATGTCCGCATTGATGTGACAGCAGAGGGTGATGCGAATCCCCGTTTTCGGTATTTGGTCTAGCTGGTACATCTCCCACCTAAGCCTGGGTCCTGATTTCTTGAGATTCAGGCTTCTGGGTCCTCTGAATGCCGTCGTTCATTGATTGTGAAGCCCAGACACAATGAGCTTTTACCATAGTAATCAAGAATGACGTTAGGCTCGAGAAATGGAGCTTTTCGGCCTCGGGATACAAACACTTGTAGTAAGCTACTGATGGAGCGTTCGCTGAAAATTAAAGATCTTCCTTTCAGCTTTTCCTGATCATATTTCCCCCTATCACCCTCAATTTGGGCGCAGGATCTTGAGACTCTGTTCGTTAGGACTTGGAGTGGGATGACTGCAATGGATGATTCTGGGTGGGTGACTGGCCAAGTGTAGTAACACAGTACAAGTACTAGTTGTTATGGCCAGAAAAATGTAAATAGACTTGGGCTTGGATTACTAGTAAAGATCTCGTATAAATTCCATTCCTGTaattgtttcagctgcaaaTATCGTGACAATATAGAATGATTCTAGAAGTCGAATAGTAGGGGAAGGAGTCTGTACCTAGTCAGACCAGTAACCGGGAAGAACctggggaaagaagagcctTGACTTGGGCAGGAAAAGCGCCGCCAATTTCTGTCTGCAGCAGCCTATAAGAAGCTCTGTTTGAATTGCTCCAAGAGCCCCCCTCCCGCTC
It contains:
- a CDS encoding uncharacterized protein (transcript_id=CADANIAT00007684) — encoded protein: MAALKEEDSLHLETVHSEKVGDVERSERPIHVSATEEALIRKKSSNSAGNIGNAKTAGLDKDLGISDSQWAWVLNAFYISYVLFEWTTVFWKLFPAHIYVTCLCICWGAAAMCAGAVDNMAELIVCRCLLGVFEAAFGAGAPYFLSLFYQRRELGFRVSILLGMSPIANCFASSLAYGVTHIRHSTLESWRFLFIIVVFFFLPDSPGTAKFLSESEQTTAAERLHTVDRTAKNKLDRHQVFAGLTDYKNYVHTLIHFCCNFSFAGLSNFLPTIIQHMGYTSINAQGLSAPPYFVSFLFCVVAALLSDRYGRRGLVIVFFSTIGMIGYLILAAVQDENKVWPRYLGVWLATCGVFPALCINITWLLNNQGGDSKKGAGMALLAVFGQCSSFVSSTVFPDSEGPIYIRGCAIGCALTGCIALMAGGLYLKLSYENKIRDRLYGPVTDDVRIDVTAEGDANPRFRYLV